One Senegalimassilia faecalis genomic window, CAAGCGTCGTCGTAAGGAATCCGAGTACGCGATGCAGCTGCGCGAGAAGCAGAAGGTCAAGTTCATCTACGGCGTGCTGGAGAAGCAGTTCCACGGCTACTTCAACAAGGCTAAGTCCATGCCCGGCATCACCGGCGACAACCTGATGATCATCCTCGAGTCCCGTCTCGACAGCGTTATCTTCCGTCTGGGCTTTGCTCGCACCCGCAAGGAAGCTCGTCAGATTGTGACCCACGGTCACATCACCGTGAACGGCCGTCGCGTGGACATCCCGTCCTACCGCGTCAAGGCCGGCGACAAGATTGCTGTTGCTGACAAGTCCAAGGAACTGCTGGTCATCAAGAGCGCTCTCGTTTCCAACGCTCGTTTCCAGGTGCC contains:
- the rpsD gene encoding 30S ribosomal protein S4 — encoded protein: MAINRTPVLKRCRQLGLDPVVLGYSSNKTSKREPKRRRKESEYAMQLREKQKVKFIYGVLEKQFHGYFNKAKSMPGITGDNLMIILESRLDSVIFRLGFARTRKEARQIVTHGHITVNGRRVDIPSYRVKAGDKIAVADKSKELLVIKSALVSNARFQVPAWLEVDIEKLQGSVLALPTRDQIDLDIREQLIVELYSK